GGCGGCAACAGCGGGAGAGCCATGGGGGCCTTCGAGTACCCCTCGGAGACGTTGCTCGTGGGCGAGGCTGGCCGCCAGAACGCGAACAACCCGCCGTACGGCGCGACCTGGGGCGACCAGTACGCGATGAACTGGTACTTCTGCGCCGCCTGGTGGCCCCAGATGTACAACTCCCCACACAACCAACTCGCCAACCTCCTGTGCATGGACGGTCATGTCAAGGCCGTGCGGATCAAGTGCTACGCGCAATCACCGACGCACGACAGGAGCTACGGCGAGATCGGTGGCGGCATCTACCACTGGAAGCTGTAAGTTCGCCCCCCTGGCCGTCTTCGGCAAGCAGACGACCCCGCCTCGATCACCGAGGCGGGGTCAGTTGACTGCGTAGGGAGAGCAGGCGGGGCGGCGGATCGGCCAGTTACGCCTCGCCGCACTTCTGCTTGAGCAGCTCCCACTTGGTGTCTACGTACTCCTGCATCTTGGCGCGGACGGCCTCGCCCTCGGCGCCCTTGAACAGATGCTTGAAGCGGCCCTGCTTCTTGAGGTACTCGTCAATGGGCAGCTTCTCCTTGGGCTTGTAGGTGAGCTTCCACACACCGTTCTCGACCTCGTACAGCGGCCAGACGCAGCAGTCGGCGGCGAGCTGCGCGAGGTTGACGCTCTCGGAGGCGTCGGCGATCCAGCCCAGCGGGCAGGGGGTCAGGACGTTGATGAAGGCCGGCCCGCCGCACTCGAAGGCCTTCTCAGCCTTGGCCGTCAGGTCGCGCCAGCGGCCGGAGATGCTCTGGGCCACGTACGGGATGTCATGGGCCGCCATGATCGCGGTCAGGTCCTTCTGGAAAGCCTTCTTGCCCGGGGAGTGCGAGCCGGACGGGCTCGTGGTCGTGTGCGCGCCATAGGGGCTCGCGCTGGACCGTTGCACACCCGTGTTCATGTAGGCCTCGTTGTTGAGGCACACATACAGGAACTGGTGGCCGCGCTCGGCCGCGCCGGAAAGCGCCTGCAGGCCGATGTCGTACGTCCCGCCGTCGCCAGCGAAGGCCACGAAGCGGTAGTCGGCATCGGCCGGGATGTTCCCCTGGGCCTTCTGGGACACGTACATGGCCTCGATGCCCGAGACGGTGGCCGCCGCGTTCTCGAAGGCGATGTGCATCCAGGGCACAGCCCACGCGGTGTAGGGCATGATGGTCGTGGAGACCTCGAAGCAGCCGGTGGCATTGGCCACGACGACGGGCTTGTCGGTCGCCATCAGCACCTGCCGGGCGGCGGTGGGCTCGCCACAGCCGGGGCAGAGGCGGTGGCCGCCGGTCAACCGGGTCGGCACCTGCGCATATTGCTTAAGGTTCTTAGGCATGTTCTGCCTCCAATTCCTTACGTTCTGCTGTGGGAGCGGTCACCGACCGCGATCCCACGTGCCGGTCTGGTCGCGGTCGGTGACCGCTCCCACGCCAGCCGTTGCGGCTACTCCCGCACGCCCAGCCACTGCACCGTCGGGATCTTCTGCCCGCCGACGAGCTTGCCCAGATCGTCATACACGATGCCGATCTGCTCGGGCGGAAGCTCGCGCCCGCCGAGGCCGTAGATGTAGTCGAGCATCGGCACGGCGTACCCGCCGGCCATCAGCGCCGCGGCTACTTCGGGGAAGAGCGGGCCCGTGCCGCCGCCATAGCTGGCGGCGCGATCCATCACGGCCACGGCCTTGCAGCCCTTGAGGGCCTCAGCGATCTCCTCGATCGGGAACGGGCGGAAGCAGCGCAGCTTCAGCAGCCCGGCCTTCACGCCCTGGGCCCGCAGGTTCGCCACGACGTCCTTGCATGTCCCGGCCGCCGACCCTAGCGCCACGATGGCTATCTCGGCATCGTCCATGTCGACCAGTTCCATCAGGCCGTACTCGCGGCCGAACATCTCGCCGAAGCGCTTGCCTTCCTCGATGACAGCCTGCTTGGCTGCCGGGTAGGCTTCCCACTGGCTCCGCTTGTGCTCCATGTAGAAGTCCTGCAGGTCCAGCGGGCCGATGGTGTAGGGGTCGTTGATGTCGAGCAGGGGCTTGACCGGCTTGTAGGGCCCGACGAAGGCCTGAACGGCTTCGTCGTCCTCGACCTCGACCAGCTCGTAGCTGTGGCTGACCAGGAAGCCGTCGAGGCAGTTCATCACGGGCAGGCGCACGTCGAGGCGCTCGCCGATGGCGGTGCACTGGATCAGGTTGTCATAGGCTTCCTGGCAGTTCTCGCCATAGATCTGCACCCAGCCGGCGTCGCGGGCGCCCATGCCATCGGAGTGATCGCAGTGGATGTTGATGTTCCCCGACAGCGCGCGGTTGACGAGGGTGAGAATGACGGGCTGGCGGAGCGACGAGGCGATGTACAGGATCTCCCACATCAGCGCGAGACCATTGGCGCTGGTGGCGTTCATGACGCGCCCGCCGGCGGCCGCGGCCGCGACGCAGGCGGTCATAGCCGAGTGTTCGCTCTCCACGGCCACGAAGTTCGTCTTGACTTGCCCGTCGGCGACGAACCTCGCGAACGTCTGGACGACTTCGGTAGACGGCGTGATGGGGTACGCCGCCACGACATCGGGGTTGATCTGCCGCATGGCTTCGGCGACGGCCATGTTGCCCTCAAGCGGCATCACTTTGCCCATGGAATCTCCTCCTTAGCGTATCGCGTGGGGCCGCGTGTCCTCACGCGGCCAGGCTCTGCATCGCGCCCTGCGCGCGTGAGGACACGCGCGCCCACGCGCTGACTACTGTGCCCCCTGGGCTTCCACTTCCGAGATCATCTTGATGCAGCTCTTGGGGCAGACCTTGGCGCAGATGCCGCAGCCCTTGCAGTGCTGCAACACAATGCCGCCGCCCTTGACCTTGCCGTCTACCATCTCGATGGCATTGTCGGGGCAGTACGCCCAGCAGAAGAAGCAGTCAATGCAGCACTCGTTGTCCTTGACGGGGCGCTCGTTGCGCCAGCCGCCCACGTCATACTCCGCGGCGTTCCCGGCCTGGGGAATGACGCCGCCCTTCTCCATCTCGTGCCACTTGGTGTCGGGGAGATAGTGACTCATCCTACCTGGACCTCCTCGTAAGCCCGCTCAATGGCCTTCATGTTGCCCTCGATGACCGCCGGGGCGAGCTTCTCGCCCAGTTGCTTGCGGGCGCCGGCCTTGGCCCCGTCCAGGGTGACGATGTCCGTCAGCTTGGCCAGGGCGCCGAGCATCGGCGTGTTGGGGATCGCGCGACCGATGGTCTCCTGGGAGATGCCGGTGGCGTCCACCGTGGCGACCTTGACCTTCTGGTTCTTGAGTTGGCCGCGTACCTCGTCGGGGGCGAGGTTGGTGTTGATGATGACCAGGGCGTCATCGGGGGCGCCGGCGGTCACGTCTTCGCTGCCCAGCAGCGTAGCGTCGAGCACGACGACGACCGCCGGATTCTTGACGCCGGAGCGCAGGCGGATCGGCGCATCGCTGATGCGCACGTAGGACCGCATGGGGGCCCCGCGACGCTCGGCGCCGTAGTCGGGGAAGGCCTGGATGTTCCAGCCCGCCTCGGCGGAGGCGATGGCCAGAATGTAGCCGGCGGTCTTGGCGCCCTGTCCACCCCTTCCGTGCCAGCGTACCTCGGTCAGCTTGGCCATGTGACACTTCCTCCTCGGACGCGCTCGTGCGCGAGCGCAGGTGTTCGCAGACGTGCAACACCTCAGGCCGGGGCCTGAGGCGGCGAGGTTGGTGCGAAGGCTTGCGCAGCATGGGCCCACAGGGGGTAGTGCAGTCGCGTGCGCGGGGCCTGCATCGGACGCCATCGCGCCGAACGGTGCCA
This genomic interval from bacterium contains the following:
- a CDS encoding thiamine pyrophosphate-dependent enzyme; translated protein: MPKNLKQYAQVPTRLTGGHRLCPGCGEPTAARQVLMATDKPVVVANATGCFEVSTTIMPYTAWAVPWMHIAFENAAATVSGIEAMYVSQKAQGNIPADADYRFVAFAGDGGTYDIGLQALSGAAERGHQFLYVCLNNEAYMNTGVQRSSASPYGAHTTTSPSGSHSPGKKAFQKDLTAIMAAHDIPYVAQSISGRWRDLTAKAEKAFECGGPAFINVLTPCPLGWIADASESVNLAQLAADCCVWPLYEVENGVWKLTYKPKEKLPIDEYLKKQGRFKHLFKGAEGEAVRAKMQEYVDTKWELLKQKCGEA
- the porA gene encoding pyruvate ferredoxin oxidoreductase; the protein is MGKVMPLEGNMAVAEAMRQINPDVVAAYPITPSTEVVQTFARFVADGQVKTNFVAVESEHSAMTACVAAAAAGGRVMNATSANGLALMWEILYIASSLRQPVILTLVNRALSGNINIHCDHSDGMGARDAGWVQIYGENCQEAYDNLIQCTAIGERLDVRLPVMNCLDGFLVSHSYELVEVEDDEAVQAFVGPYKPVKPLLDINDPYTIGPLDLQDFYMEHKRSQWEAYPAAKQAVIEEGKRFGEMFGREYGLMELVDMDDAEIAIVALGSAAGTCKDVVANLRAQGVKAGLLKLRCFRPFPIEEIAEALKGCKAVAVMDRAASYGGGTGPLFPEVAAALMAGGYAVPMLDYIYGLGGRELPPEQIGIVYDDLGKLVGGQKIPTVQWLGVRE
- a CDS encoding ferredoxin, giving the protein MSHYLPDTKWHEMEKGGVIPQAGNAAEYDVGGWRNERPVKDNECCIDCFFCWAYCPDNAIEMVDGKVKGGGIVLQHCKGCGICAKVCPKSCIKMISEVEAQGAQ
- a CDS encoding 2-oxoacid:acceptor oxidoreductase family protein is translated as MAKLTEVRWHGRGGQGAKTAGYILAIASAEAGWNIQAFPDYGAERRGAPMRSYVRISDAPIRLRSGVKNPAVVVVLDATLLGSEDVTAGAPDDALVIINTNLAPDEVRGQLKNQKVKVATVDATGISQETIGRAIPNTPMLGALAKLTDIVTLDGAKAGARKQLGEKLAPAVIEGNMKAIERAYEEVQVG